The following coding sequences lie in one Thermosulfuriphilus ammonigenes genomic window:
- a CDS encoding MFS transporter: MAKNYHKFKDIKEALSRGLPASKALLVAGLYFAEGAPFGLLFVLMPVFLRLEGTGLKEIGLLSLLSLFWSAKPLWAYLVDSLGEYRYWILASWLIIIAASLVLGVSASQVALVTALLALALAGANQDIAIDGLTITILEKKELGIANGIRVAAYRLALIATGGGLVALSEILPWETIFLLFGAIFLALMPLLSRRLIGPPAAESARKQRGVRQTVVFTFRNLLKRPGIVPAAVFILLFKLGDTAMGPMVHPFWVDAGFSRAEIGLISGSLGTALSIAGAMAGGIITSRIGLVRGLLYLGAAQALSNLGYALAAALETSRPLVYSASALESFTGGLGTAPFLAYLMALCDRQAAASQYALLSTLFSLTRSLSGALSGWLAEALGYASFFLMTFFLALPGLLLVPLAAKALDSGKTNKR; encoded by the coding sequence ATGGCCAAAAATTATCACAAATTCAAAGACATAAAAGAGGCCCTTAGCAGAGGGCTTCCTGCCTCAAAGGCCCTTTTAGTGGCCGGTTTATACTTTGCCGAGGGGGCCCCTTTCGGCCTGCTCTTTGTCCTCATGCCCGTCTTTCTGCGCCTTGAGGGGACAGGTCTCAAGGAGATCGGACTTCTCTCCCTCCTTTCTCTCTTCTGGAGTGCCAAACCTCTTTGGGCCTATCTGGTAGACAGCCTGGGAGAGTATCGTTATTGGATCCTGGCCAGCTGGTTGATAATTATAGCCGCCTCTCTGGTCCTCGGGGTTTCGGCCTCCCAGGTGGCCCTGGTGACCGCCCTTTTAGCCCTGGCTCTGGCCGGGGCCAACCAGGACATCGCCATCGATGGTCTGACTATCACCATCCTGGAGAAAAAAGAGCTCGGCATCGCTAACGGTATCCGGGTGGCGGCTTACCGCCTGGCCTTAATTGCCACCGGCGGGGGGCTGGTGGCCCTAAGTGAGATCCTTCCCTGGGAAACGATCTTTCTCCTTTTTGGGGCCATCTTTCTGGCCCTCATGCCCCTTTTAAGCCGCCGGCTGATAGGCCCCCCAGCTGCAGAATCGGCCAGAAAACAGAGGGGAGTCCGCCAGACTGTCGTTTTTACCTTCAGGAATCTCTTAAAGAGACCGGGCATTGTTCCGGCGGCTGTCTTTATACTCCTCTTTAAGCTGGGAGACACCGCCATGGGGCCCATGGTCCATCCCTTCTGGGTGGATGCCGGCTTTTCTCGAGCCGAGATCGGCCTGATCTCAGGCTCCCTGGGAACGGCGCTCTCTATTGCCGGGGCCATGGCCGGGGGGATAATCACTAGCCGGATCGGCCTTGTTCGCGGACTTCTCTACTTAGGAGCCGCCCAGGCCCTGTCCAATCTTGGCTATGCCCTGGCCGCCGCTCTAGAAACAAGCCGCCCCCTGGTCTATTCGGCCTCCGCCCTGGAAAGTTTTACCGGAGGTCTAGGAACGGCCCCGTTTCTGGCCTATCTTATGGCCCTCTGTGATCGCCAGGCCGCCGCCAGCCAGTATGCCCTGCTCTCCACCCTGTTTTCTCTAACCCGCTCTCTCTCGGGGGCCCTCAGTGGTTGGTTGGCCGAGGCCCTGGGCTACGCCAGCTTTTTTCTAATGACCTTCTTTCTGGCCCTCCCCGGGCTTCTCCTTGTTCCCCTGGCCGCAAAGGCCCTCGATTCAGGTAAAACCAACAAGCGTTAA
- a CDS encoding chemotaxis protein CheX, with the protein MARMDVRYINPFLSAAVNVLKTMAMTEAKPGKPYIKKDGTATGDITGIIGITGDKEGSLSITFTEPCILHILANMLGEKYDGITEEVKDAVGELTNMICGNARQMLQKDGLNLSASIPTIVTGKGHTIKHLCSGPKLAIPFSTEAGEFTVEVCLSD; encoded by the coding sequence ATGGCCCGAATGGACGTTCGCTATATCAACCCCTTTCTCTCGGCAGCAGTAAATGTCTTGAAGACTATGGCCATGACCGAGGCCAAACCGGGAAAACCTTACATCAAAAAAGATGGCACAGCCACCGGAGACATCACCGGAATTATCGGCATAACCGGTGACAAAGAGGGTTCCCTATCCATCACCTTTACCGAACCATGTATTCTCCATATCCTGGCCAACATGTTAGGAGAGAAATACGATGGTATTACCGAGGAGGTGAAAGACGCCGTCGGTGAGCTGACCAACATGATCTGCGGCAACGCTCGCCAGATGCTCCAAAAAGACGGACTCAACCTTTCGGCCTCCATTCCTACCATTGTCACCGGTAAGGGACACACCATCAAACACCTCTGTAGCGGCCCCAAACTGGCTATTCCCTTCAGCACCGAAGCCGGAGAATTTACCGTGGAGGTTTGTCTAAGCGATTAG